A region of Geobacillus sp. 46C-IIa DNA encodes the following proteins:
- a CDS encoding HEAT repeat domain-containing protein: protein MALVFAVAMAAALLAVLTGLFIYLVMRKWRENRRQARLRAYKEERRLPLLRYLLGEEELSFRFSSPLEREAVLQLLDSFASLLKGEHVQARLRAFAEAHFQGWLRRRLASRQWSERMNALFLIEDLQMKGMLPDIERLYRSDEVTEGEAAKILAIFAKFDYRPVVTYVLQPRYELTEFAYRIIFGHMGEQLLQQVKKRFAELPPAGKYALIDMIGIRRRQEQLFLQWLLASEEWEIRVRALKAMAEIGVPLGARQLERHLRSPHWQERLMAARLAGKCREEKLLPLLCERLSDRSFAVRSEAAAAIARLPGGRAVLRTAAQNVDDRYARDMARQWLEGEEI, encoded by the coding sequence ATGGCGCTCGTTTTCGCCGTCGCGATGGCGGCTGCTTTGTTGGCGGTGCTGACCGGGCTATTCATTTATTTGGTCATGCGCAAATGGCGGGAAAACCGGCGCCAGGCCCGGCTTCGCGCCTATAAGGAAGAACGCCGTCTCCCGCTGCTCCGCTATTTGCTCGGAGAGGAGGAGCTTTCGTTTCGTTTTTCATCGCCGCTTGAGCGGGAGGCTGTGCTCCAACTGTTGGACAGCTTTGCCTCGCTACTGAAAGGGGAGCATGTGCAGGCGCGCCTTCGCGCGTTTGCTGAAGCGCACTTTCAAGGCTGGCTGCGCCGCCGGCTGGCAAGCCGGCAATGGAGCGAGCGGATGAACGCGCTGTTTCTCATCGAAGATTTGCAGATGAAAGGGATGCTGCCCGACATCGAACGGCTGTACCGCTCCGATGAGGTCACAGAAGGAGAGGCAGCGAAAATATTGGCCATTTTCGCCAAATTTGATTATCGTCCGGTCGTGACGTATGTGCTTCAACCGAGATATGAGTTGACGGAATTTGCGTATCGCATTATTTTTGGTCATATGGGCGAGCAGCTGCTTCAGCAGGTGAAAAAGCGGTTTGCTGAACTGCCGCCGGCGGGAAAATATGCGTTGATCGACATGATCGGCATCCGCCGCCGTCAAGAGCAGCTGTTTTTGCAGTGGCTACTGGCATCGGAAGAATGGGAAATCCGCGTTCGTGCGCTCAAGGCGATGGCAGAAATCGGTGTGCCGCTTGGCGCGCGGCAGCTCGAGCGCCACTTGCGCTCGCCGCATTGGCAAGAGAGATTGATGGCGGCCCGCCTTGCCGGAAAATGCCGGGAAGAAAAGCTGCTCCCGCTTCTGTGCGAGCGGCTTTCAGACCGTTCCTTTGCCGTTCGTTCGGAGGCGGCCGCGGCCATCGCCCGCCTTCCGGGCGGCCGGGCTGTATTGCGTACAGCGGCCCAAAATGTGGACGACCGCTACGCCCGTGATATGGCAAGGCAATGGCTCGAAGGGGAGGAGATATAG
- a CDS encoding diguanylate cyclase, giving the protein MRKWKQRENFFLPQLGSGYYEERRGKLDSYVVSLLDQMKEQYEQWEASSPLSSAELIRFFGAIGRAAEVIGRNDIAAEAERILQGMSRQKERQWTAEEALAEMVPLLRRCYEAEETDSPIASPPQRGGTEADVLLCGNDPLFFAYLRGSLQTVPWRFITLPSLEQAAASMFRLNPDCIIVDIGEDHLETPSFLALLENTGRPCYIPVVIVSRDGRKAVHLKWYELGADDVIVKPAAAGELFIRVRRLVEKKRKIDELVLIDELTGVYNRKYLPRVYVRLRSDLERSGTPSCLALLDLDHFKQVNDRFGHLVGDAVLKKLAAFLLQHTRGMDTVVRFGGEEFVVWLAKTSTGEARRVLRRLQRQFASEEVEADGVRLSCTFSAGFVECDDPNEPLDHWLNLADKALYEAKRKGGNRVEEARRQTSHANGAQAEKQHRQADTQRWSVAIVDDDELARTVIADLVRKLAAEQEREVDIYEFGDGLSFLESPLCEHGRRFVVILDRVMPKMDGLEVLHRLRRRRMPHKVMMLTSRQDEREIAHALEKGVDEYVTKPFKWLELEARLRRLLKELEE; this is encoded by the coding sequence ATGCGAAAATGGAAGCAGCGCGAGAACTTCTTTTTACCGCAATTAGGAAGTGGTTACTATGAAGAAAGGAGAGGGAAGTTGGATTCCTATGTCGTCTCGTTACTAGACCAGATGAAAGAACAGTATGAACAATGGGAGGCTTCATCACCGCTCAGCAGCGCGGAGCTGATCCGGTTTTTCGGTGCCATCGGCCGGGCGGCGGAGGTGATCGGCCGCAATGATATCGCTGCCGAAGCGGAACGGATTCTCCAGGGAATGAGCAGGCAAAAGGAACGGCAATGGACGGCGGAGGAGGCGCTGGCAGAGATGGTTCCGCTCCTTCGCCGCTGCTATGAAGCCGAAGAAACCGATTCTCCAATCGCTTCCCCCCCGCAACGCGGAGGGACGGAAGCCGATGTTCTCCTTTGCGGAAATGATCCGCTATTTTTTGCTTATCTCCGCGGATCATTGCAAACCGTACCGTGGCGCTTCATCACGCTTCCTTCCCTCGAACAGGCGGCGGCATCGATGTTTCGCCTCAACCCGGACTGCATCATCGTCGACATCGGGGAAGATCATTTGGAAACTCCTTCTTTCCTTGCGCTGCTCGAGAACACCGGTCGCCCTTGCTACATTCCAGTAGTGATCGTCAGCAGGGATGGGCGCAAAGCCGTCCATCTAAAATGGTATGAGCTTGGCGCCGACGATGTCATCGTGAAGCCGGCTGCAGCTGGCGAGCTGTTCATTCGTGTTCGGCGTCTCGTAGAAAAAAAGCGGAAAATTGATGAACTTGTACTTATTGATGAGTTAACCGGCGTCTACAATCGTAAATACTTGCCGCGAGTGTATGTCCGCCTGCGCAGCGATCTCGAGCGTTCCGGGACACCGAGCTGTTTGGCGCTGCTCGATTTGGACCATTTCAAGCAAGTCAATGACCGTTTCGGCCACTTGGTGGGTGATGCGGTGTTAAAAAAGCTGGCTGCCTTTTTGCTTCAACATACGCGGGGAATGGATACGGTCGTCCGCTTTGGGGGCGAGGAGTTTGTCGTTTGGCTGGCAAAAACATCGACAGGAGAGGCGCGCCGCGTGCTTAGACGGCTGCAGCGCCAGTTCGCTTCCGAGGAAGTCGAGGCGGATGGCGTGCGCCTGTCGTGCACGTTTTCCGCCGGTTTTGTCGAATGCGACGATCCGAACGAACCGCTCGATCATTGGCTCAACTTGGCCGACAAAGCGCTGTATGAAGCCAAAAGAAAGGGCGGCAACCGAGTTGAAGAAGCGCGGAGGCAAACGTCCCACGCCAATGGCGCTCAGGCCGAAAAACAACATCGCCAGGCGGATACACAGCGGTGGTCTGTTGCCATCGTCGACGACGATGAATTGGCGCGGACGGTCATCGCTGATCTCGTTCGCAAGCTTGCCGCCGAGCAGGAGCGGGAAGTGGACATTTATGAGTTTGGCGACGGGCTTTCCTTCCTCGAATCGCCGCTCTGCGAACATGGACGGCGCTTCGTCGTCATTCTAGACCGGGTTATGCCGAAAATGGACGGCCTCGAGGTATTGCACCGCCTCCGCCGTCGGCGAATGCCGCATAAAGTGATGATGCTGACGTCGCGCCAAGATGAGCGGGAAATTGCCCATGCTCTCGAAAAAGGGGTCGATGAGTATGTGACAAAGCCGTTCAAATGGCTTGAGCTTGAAGCGCGGCTGCGCCGGCTGCTAAAGGAGTTGGAGGAGTAA
- a CDS encoding glycoside hydrolase domain-containing protein — MVRGVWGVDSAQVVTDQLFQCVRTELGYPKFWGRYLVEVPNVSEGLTRDEITRIRNYGVKVMPIYNAFREAVGYANGQVAARNAVFHARRLGIPKNKLLFANIEDFFAVDAAWIAAWVETLYPTGYRPGLYADPTKGDFAAAYCEAVGRNNQVAVQAVIWSAAPRPGTTKEQKAPRYQPAAPPCSANVWVWQYGRDAEVCPVDTNLADRRLLDFLY; from the coding sequence ATGGTAAGAGGTGTTTGGGGCGTTGATTCGGCGCAAGTCGTAACGGACCAATTGTTTCAATGCGTACGGACAGAGCTCGGTTACCCGAAATTTTGGGGCCGCTATTTGGTGGAAGTGCCCAATGTGTCGGAAGGGTTGACGCGGGACGAGATCACGCGCATCCGCAACTATGGAGTAAAAGTGATGCCCATCTACAACGCCTTTCGTGAGGCGGTCGGCTATGCGAACGGGCAAGTGGCGGCGCGCAATGCGGTGTTCCATGCGCGGCGGCTCGGCATTCCGAAAAATAAATTGCTGTTTGCCAACATTGAAGACTTTTTTGCCGTCGACGCGGCTTGGATCGCTGCTTGGGTGGAAACACTCTATCCGACCGGGTATCGCCCGGGACTGTACGCCGATCCAACGAAGGGAGATTTCGCCGCCGCTTATTGCGAGGCGGTGGGGAGGAACAATCAAGTGGCGGTGCAGGCCGTCATTTGGAGCGCGGCTCCAAGGCCGGGAACGACGAAAGAACAAAAAGCGCCGCGCTACCAGCCGGCCGCCCCGCCTTGCAGCGCGAACGTCTGGGTCTGGCAGTACGGGCGCGACGCGGAAGTTTGTCCGGTTGATACGAATTTGGCGGACCGCCGCCTGCTTGACTTTTTGTATTGA
- the corA gene encoding magnesium/cobalt transporter CorA, which translates to MAMIRTCVVTKEFEVIHDVDLTFVNSPDVSWYWVDFHEPTDEEADLLASFFRFHPLAIEDCLEYVQRPKLDFYDRYLFVVLHAIAGTTLEAEEVDLFVGQNFIVSFHKSPVHAVEDVWERLKREQDVQQGPFHVMYRLIDKLVDDYFPPLYYIEDVLNDLEENTNNEPIHDVIEKVFDIRGDLSRLRRTIVPMRDLLYRIIHSDRLQRMKERQLYFHDIYDHLLKLSEMIETNREITADIRDSYLSLNSNRMNNIMMTFTAITTIFMPLTFIAGIYGMNFDYMPELRWKYGYFAVLAVMATIGITMFIWFKRNGWFQLLKGDWAKEDRERR; encoded by the coding sequence ATGGCGATGATCCGTACGTGTGTCGTAACAAAAGAGTTTGAGGTTATACATGATGTCGATTTAACGTTCGTCAACAGCCCGGACGTTTCATGGTATTGGGTCGATTTTCATGAGCCGACGGACGAGGAGGCAGACTTGCTCGCCTCGTTTTTCCGTTTCCACCCGCTCGCGATTGAGGACTGTTTGGAATATGTGCAGCGGCCGAAACTCGATTTTTATGACCGCTACTTATTTGTTGTCCTCCATGCGATTGCGGGGACGACGCTTGAGGCTGAGGAAGTCGATCTGTTTGTCGGACAAAACTTTATCGTTTCGTTTCATAAGTCGCCGGTTCATGCGGTCGAGGACGTATGGGAGCGGCTGAAGCGCGAGCAGGACGTGCAGCAGGGGCCGTTTCATGTCATGTATCGGCTGATCGACAAGCTCGTTGATGATTACTTCCCCCCGCTGTACTACATTGAAGATGTGTTGAATGATTTAGAGGAAAATACGAACAACGAGCCGATTCATGACGTGATCGAAAAAGTGTTTGATATTCGCGGCGATTTATCGAGATTGCGCCGGACGATTGTGCCGATGCGCGACTTATTGTACCGCATCATCCACTCCGATCGGCTGCAGCGCATGAAAGAGCGGCAGTTGTATTTCCATGATATTTACGATCATTTATTAAAGCTATCGGAAATGATTGAGACGAATCGGGAAATTACCGCCGATATTCGGGACAGCTATTTGTCGCTCAACTCCAACAGAATGAATAACATTATGATGACGTTTACGGCCATTACGACGATTTTTATGCCGCTCACCTTTATTGCCGGCATTTATGGGATGAACTTTGACTATATGCCTGAACTGCGCTGGAAATATGGGTACTTTGCCGTATTGGCTGTCATGGCAACCATCGGCATAACGATGTTTATTTGGTTTAAGCGCAACGGCTGGTTCCAGCTGTTAAAAGGCGACTGGGCGAAAGAGGATCGGGAGCGCCGCTAG
- a CDS encoding IDEAL domain-containing protein yields MYEKQYPNEGAVLFNQPEEKSSYGPMAERVLKEAIFQFQRKKLMEKIDEALAAGNKPLFFKLSAQYNDLLKKYGV; encoded by the coding sequence ATGTACGAAAAACAGTATCCGAACGAAGGCGCCGTATTGTTCAACCAGCCGGAAGAAAAAAGCAGCTATGGTCCAATGGCCGAACGAGTATTGAAAGAAGCGATCTTCCAGTTTCAGAGAAAAAAACTGATGGAAAAAATTGATGAGGCGCTCGCTGCCGGCAACAAGCCGCTGTTTTTCAAACTTTCCGCCCAATATAACGACTTGTTGAAAAAATACGGCGTGTAA
- a CDS encoding aminotransferase A, giving the protein MKHLIQPRVQSIQLSGIRQFFNLVAGRPGLVSLTIGQPDFPTPDHVKAAAQEAIAADFTTYTANAGLLELRQAACQFVADKYGLRYSPDEVIATVGASQALDITFRTILEEGTEVLLPAPVYPGYEPLIRLCGAKPVYIDTRQNGFRLSAELIAPYITDKTRCLVLPYPSNPTGTTLSSEALESIAALMKGRPIWIVSDEIYSELVYRGHHRSIAEWLPEQTIVINGLSKSHSMTGWRIGFVFAPSFVIEQMLKVHQYSVSCTSSVSQKAAVAALTAGKNDAEAMRAAYAERLEYAYNRLTAMGLPVEKPDGAFYLFPSIAAFHMPSFDFAVDVVEKAGVALVPGSAFSEYGEGYVRLSYAYSLDVLKEGLDRLERYIQTKRNSR; this is encoded by the coding sequence GTGAAACACCTCATTCAGCCACGCGTCCAATCCATTCAACTATCAGGCATCCGCCAGTTTTTCAACCTTGTCGCCGGCCGGCCGGGGCTAGTTTCCTTGACGATCGGCCAGCCGGATTTTCCGACACCTGATCATGTCAAAGCGGCCGCCCAAGAAGCGATCGCCGCTGATTTCACCACGTATACGGCGAACGCCGGCCTCCTTGAGCTGCGCCAGGCGGCTTGTCAGTTTGTCGCCGATAAATACGGGCTTCGCTACAGCCCGGATGAAGTGATCGCCACCGTCGGCGCCAGTCAAGCGCTTGATATTACGTTTCGCACCATTTTAGAAGAAGGGACAGAAGTGCTTCTTCCCGCGCCGGTCTACCCTGGCTATGAGCCGCTCATCCGCCTGTGCGGGGCGAAACCGGTGTACATCGACACAAGACAAAACGGCTTTCGTCTGTCGGCCGAGCTGATCGCGCCTTACATCACCGACAAGACGCGCTGTCTCGTCCTTCCGTATCCGTCCAATCCGACCGGAACGACGCTGTCAAGTGAAGCGCTTGAATCGATCGCCGCGCTGATGAAAGGACGGCCGATTTGGATCGTGTCTGATGAAATTTACAGCGAGCTCGTCTATCGCGGCCACCACCGCTCGATCGCTGAATGGCTGCCAGAGCAGACGATCGTCATCAACGGGCTAAGCAAATCGCACTCGATGACCGGCTGGCGCATCGGGTTTGTCTTCGCCCCTTCCTTTGTCATCGAACAGATGCTCAAAGTGCACCAGTACAGCGTCTCCTGCACGTCATCCGTCAGTCAAAAGGCGGCGGTTGCGGCGCTTACTGCCGGCAAAAACGACGCCGAGGCGATGCGCGCCGCTTACGCCGAACGGCTTGAGTACGCATACAATCGCCTCACGGCCATGGGGCTTCCGGTCGAAAAACCGGACGGCGCGTTTTATTTATTTCCATCGATCGCTGCGTTTCATATGCCATCGTTTGATTTTGCCGTTGATGTCGTTGAAAAAGCCGGCGTCGCCCTCGTCCCCGGCAGCGCCTTTTCAGAATACGGCGAAGGCTATGTCCGCCTGTCGTACGCCTATTCGCTCGATGTGCTCAAAGAAGGGCTCGATCGGCTCGAGCGATACATTCAGACGAAGAGGAACAGCCGGTAA
- a CDS encoding quinone oxidoreductase, with protein sequence MRIVQFTEYGGPGVLKVKEIERPSPSGRHVLIEAEAIGVNYADTARREGRYVVPTPLPFVPGTEVAGVVREVGPNVQTIRPGQRVVALIEAGGYAEYVVVDERAVVPLPDGVDARQAAALPVQGLSAYHILKTMGRLEEGETVLVHAAAGGVGTLAVQLAKRFGAKTVIATASTEEKRALARRLGADVTVDYTKNDWSKAVMEATQGRGVDVALEMAGGDIFHQTLDCLAPFGRLVVYGAASGEMTRLNPVRLMAKNWSIIGFFLPQIMRKRALYEQSLRELLHWVQEGSLELTIGGVYPLEQAAMVHELLQGRKTSGKLLLVP encoded by the coding sequence ATGAGAATTGTGCAATTTACAGAGTACGGCGGTCCGGGCGTGCTCAAAGTGAAAGAGATCGAGCGCCCGTCGCCATCCGGACGGCATGTGTTGATTGAAGCGGAGGCGATTGGCGTCAATTACGCCGACACAGCGAGGCGGGAAGGACGCTACGTTGTACCGACGCCGCTTCCATTCGTGCCCGGCACCGAAGTGGCCGGCGTCGTCCGCGAAGTCGGTCCAAACGTGCAGACGATCCGTCCAGGACAGCGCGTCGTCGCCTTGATCGAGGCGGGCGGCTACGCCGAGTATGTCGTTGTTGATGAACGGGCGGTCGTGCCGCTGCCGGACGGAGTTGATGCCCGCCAAGCGGCCGCGCTGCCGGTGCAAGGGTTAAGCGCCTATCACATTTTGAAAACGATGGGTCGCCTTGAAGAAGGGGAAACAGTGCTCGTCCATGCGGCAGCCGGCGGCGTCGGCACGCTCGCTGTGCAGCTGGCGAAACGGTTTGGCGCGAAAACCGTCATCGCCACGGCGAGCACCGAGGAGAAGCGGGCGCTCGCTCGCCGTCTTGGCGCCGATGTGACGGTCGATTATACGAAAAACGACTGGTCTAAGGCCGTGATGGAGGCGACCCAAGGCCGCGGGGTTGACGTTGCTTTGGAAATGGCGGGCGGCGACATTTTCCACCAAACGCTTGATTGCCTTGCCCCGTTCGGCCGCCTTGTTGTCTACGGTGCGGCAAGCGGGGAGATGACGCGCCTAAACCCGGTTCGCCTGATGGCGAAAAACTGGTCCATCATCGGCTTTTTCTTGCCGCAGATCATGCGGAAGCGGGCGCTGTACGAGCAAAGCTTGCGCGAACTGCTCCATTGGGTGCAAGAAGGAAGTTTAGAGCTGACCATCGGCGGCGTCTATCCGCTTGAACAGGCTGCCATGGTGCACGAGCTGCTGCAAGGGCGGAAAACGAGCGGCAAGCTGTTGCTTGTGCCGTAA
- a CDS encoding 2-phosphosulfolactate phosphatase, producing the protein MTKVHVVLRKEDIDETALADGKVAVVFDILLATSSITAALAAGARSVVPVYSAAEAEEVGRRLPDGGYELAGESEGRTITGFHPPAPLFLQTVCPGKTVILSTTNGTVALRKAMKARAVYAASLLNSPAVSEHICRAHQNETIIVICSGSSGRFCLEDFYGAGYFVHCLIEQGIAAAELSDSAMAAWLFYRQYGGEGKAKEVLSSSLVGRWMAACGLEKEIDYINRHGALSVIPKLEPGPVGPEMRDMAQMKAAREGKRQ; encoded by the coding sequence ATCACGAAAGTGCATGTTGTGCTGCGCAAGGAAGACATTGACGAAACGGCGCTCGCTGACGGCAAAGTAGCCGTTGTGTTTGATATTTTGCTCGCGACGTCATCGATTACAGCGGCGCTGGCTGCCGGCGCTCGCTCGGTCGTTCCGGTGTATAGCGCGGCCGAAGCCGAAGAAGTTGGGCGCCGATTGCCGGATGGGGGGTATGAACTTGCCGGTGAAAGCGAAGGAAGGACGATCACCGGCTTCCACCCGCCGGCGCCGCTGTTTTTGCAAACGGTTTGCCCGGGGAAGACCGTCATTTTGTCGACGACAAACGGCACGGTGGCGCTTCGCAAGGCCATGAAAGCCCGGGCCGTGTATGCGGCGAGTTTGCTTAACAGCCCAGCTGTTAGCGAACATATTTGCCGGGCGCATCAGAATGAGACGATCATTGTCATTTGCTCCGGTTCATCCGGCCGCTTTTGCCTTGAAGATTTTTATGGCGCCGGCTATTTTGTCCATTGCTTGATTGAGCAAGGAATCGCTGCGGCAGAGCTTTCTGACAGCGCCATGGCCGCCTGGCTGTTTTACCGGCAATACGGCGGCGAAGGAAAGGCGAAAGAGGTGCTATCCTCCTCGCTTGTTGGCCGCTGGATGGCCGCGTGCGGCCTTGAAAAGGAGATCGACTACATCAACCGGCACGGAGCGCTTTCTGTCATTCCGAAGCTCGAGCCCGGGCCGGTTGGACCGGAAATGCGCGATATGGCGCAAATGAAAGCAGCAAGGGAGGGGAAACGGCAATGA